The Brevibacillus choshinensis genome includes the window CTTCCTTTGCATGGGTGTTCCTCCTTCCTGAAAAAACGGTGCTTTTCGCATGGATCAAAAATTTGCGAGATAGCAGCTGTAATCAACGAGAAGCTTGCGAGATTCGTAGTCAGCCTCTTTGAGCCGGGCGTGCTTAAAGATGGAACGGCCAGGCTTGGAGTTCGCTTCGAACATCCATACATGACCATGAGTATCGATTCCCATATCGAGGCCTAACTCGCCCAGATCGATCCCTTTTGCCAGCTCGATCGCACTTGCTAGGCGGATTGACGCATCCGAAATACGCTCTGTCATCAGGGCTTTTTGTCGACCAAATAGTTGCTGAAGCAGTTCATCGCCCGGAATGACGGTGCCGCCCGTTCGAACATGGGTGGTCACGCTGCCAGACCCTGCCACTTTGGCAGCCGTGCAGGAAACGACCCATTCATTTTGCAGGTTCTTATGCAAATGGACGCGAAAATCAAAGGGACGTCCGTGGAACGTCATCAAAGAAATTCCTTGCTGGGCGAGGTAGGAACCGACACGACGGCTGCGAAACACATGCTGGTACAGAGAAGATAGCTTGGTGAAATGACGTTTTACGTTACCGCTGCCGTTGTGATAAGACGCGTCATATCCGGCTCCTGCACGCACTACCTTTACGATGCCGTAGCCCAAACTGCCGTTTTTCGGTTTCAGGTAGACGATAGGATATTTTCGAATCAGGTTGCGTACGGTTTGCAGGGATGGAGACGTGTACGTTTCGGGTATGTGCTCATTCACTTCCGGATTGGGGTAGAGGAGCTGGTGAACGCCCCATTTGTTCAAGAAGCCGTGGTTGAACATCGGCGTGTTTGGATAATTCGCCAGCTTGTATTTGAAGTCTCGTACGGCTTCATGCTTTTCTGCAGAACGAGAGGGAATGCGGTCATATATGACATCAGGTATTGCAGTGGTCATTCTTCTCCAGACATAGGT containing:
- a CDS encoding YheC/YheD family endospore coat-associated protein, whose amino-acid sequence is METNRVRLRFLPHSHVYGIVLPITLIQKLQLRPRQKVTITLGKKEAVATVLIDKRNHDGNIVKITSLLQNELSIPHGGLINLKREGENLRLGPAIGIVTTGVRRDPRNPIGPRTSFLQKLLQAQEGKGVFYYIFSPDDVDWDKNEVIAWFLRKGKNGTYVWRRMTTAIPDVIYDRIPSRSAEKHEAVRDFKYKLANYPNTPMFNHGFLNKWGVHQLLYPNPEVNEHIPETYTSPSLQTVRNLIRKYPIVYLKPKNGSLGYGIVKVVRAGAGYDASYHNGSGNVKRHFTKLSSLYQHVFRSRRVGSYLAQQGISLMTFHGRPFDFRVHLHKNLQNEWVVSCTAAKVAGSGSVTTHVRTGGTVIPGDELLQQLFGRQKALMTERISDASIRLASAIELAKGIDLGELGLDMGIDTHGHVWMFEANSKPGRSIFKHARLKEADYESRKLLVDYSCYLANF